One stretch of Streptomyces agglomeratus DNA includes these proteins:
- a CDS encoding PTS-dependent dihydroxyacetone kinase phosphotransferase subunit DhaM — protein MSGGKLVGIVLVSHSASVAASVAELAKGLAGGKETAPVAAAGGTPDGGLGTSSELIAEAARSVDAGAGVAVLVDLGSAVLTVKALLAEGDELPDGARLVDAPFVEGAVAALVTASAGADLDAVEAAAKEAYDYRKA, from the coding sequence GTGAGCGGGGGGAAGCTCGTCGGAATCGTGCTGGTCTCGCACAGTGCGTCGGTCGCCGCCTCCGTTGCCGAGCTGGCGAAGGGTCTCGCGGGCGGCAAGGAGACCGCGCCGGTGGCCGCGGCGGGCGGCACGCCTGACGGCGGGCTCGGCACCAGCTCGGAGCTGATCGCCGAGGCGGCCAGGTCGGTGGACGCGGGCGCGGGGGTCGCCGTGCTGGTCGACCTCGGCAGCGCGGTGCTCACGGTGAAGGCGCTGCTGGCCGAGGGCGACGAACTGCCGGACGGGGCGCGGCTGGTGGACGCGCCGTTCGTGGAGGGCGCCGTGGCCGCGCTGGTCACCGCCTCGGCGGGCGCGGACCTGGACGCGGTGGAGGCGGCGGCCAAGGAGGCGTACGACTACCGCAAGGCGTGA
- the dhaL gene encoding dihydroxyacetone kinase subunit DhaL codes for MLDAEFFRRWMSATADAVDREAGRLTELDSAIGDADHGSNLQRGFAAVAAALEKERPATPGAVLALAGRQLISTVGGASGPLYGTLLRRTGKALGDDSEVTPGKLAAALGAGVDAVAQLGGAKAGDKTMLDALIPAAGALGESLSFGAAREAADEGALATVPLQARKGRASYLGERSIGHQDPGATSSALLIGTLADTAEAGA; via the coding sequence GTGCTCGACGCCGAATTCTTCCGTCGCTGGATGTCCGCGACGGCGGACGCCGTGGACCGTGAGGCCGGCCGCCTCACCGAGCTGGACTCGGCCATCGGCGACGCCGATCACGGCAGCAATCTGCAACGCGGTTTCGCGGCCGTCGCGGCCGCGCTGGAGAAGGAGCGGCCCGCCACACCGGGTGCGGTGCTGGCACTGGCGGGGCGGCAGTTGATCTCGACGGTGGGCGGCGCCTCCGGGCCGCTGTACGGGACGCTGTTGCGGCGTACGGGCAAGGCGCTCGGAGACGACAGCGAGGTGACGCCCGGGAAGCTCGCCGCGGCCCTCGGTGCGGGCGTCGACGCGGTGGCGCAGCTGGGTGGGGCGAAGGCCGGGGACAAGACGATGCTCGACGCGCTGATCCCGGCGGCCGGCGCGCTCGGCGAGTCGCTGTCGTTCGGCGCGGCGCGGGAGGCGGCCGACGAGGGCGCGCTGGCGACCGTACCGCTTCAGGCGCGCAAGGGCAGGGCCAGTTATCTCGGCGAACGGAGCATCGGGCACCAGGATCCGGGGGCGACGTCGTCGGCGCTGCTCATCGGTACGCTCGCCGACACGGCGGAGGCGGGCGCGTGA
- the dhaK gene encoding dihydroxyacetone kinase subunit DhaK, which translates to MRMLINVAETVVADALRGMAAAHPRLTVDVENRVVVRSDAPVAGRVGIVSGGGSGHEPLHAGFVGPGMLSAACPGEVFTSPVPDQMVRAAAAVDSGQGVLFVVKNYTGDVLNFDMAAELAEDEGIQVAKVLVDDDVAVTDSSFTAGRRGTGATLFVEKIAGAAAEEGAPLERVEALARQVNASSRSFGVALSAVTTPAKGTPTFDLPPGELELGIGIHGEPGRERRPMMTSGEIADFAVDAVLDDLRPTRPVLVLVNGMGATPLLELYGFNAEVQRVLTERGVAVARTLVGNYVTSLDMAGCSVTLCQVDEELLRLWDAPVETPALRWGR; encoded by the coding sequence ATGAGGATGCTCATCAACGTGGCTGAGACCGTCGTGGCCGACGCGTTGCGCGGGATGGCCGCCGCGCATCCCCGGCTGACGGTCGACGTGGAGAACCGTGTCGTCGTACGGTCCGACGCGCCCGTGGCCGGCCGTGTGGGGATCGTGTCGGGAGGGGGCAGTGGGCACGAGCCGTTGCACGCCGGGTTCGTCGGGCCCGGAATGCTGTCCGCCGCGTGTCCCGGTGAGGTGTTCACCTCGCCCGTTCCCGACCAGATGGTGCGGGCCGCGGCCGCGGTGGACAGTGGGCAGGGGGTCCTCTTCGTCGTCAAGAACTACACCGGCGACGTGCTCAACTTCGACATGGCCGCCGAACTCGCCGAGGACGAGGGCATTCAGGTCGCCAAGGTCCTCGTCGACGACGACGTCGCCGTGACCGACAGCTCCTTCACCGCGGGCCGGCGCGGCACGGGCGCGACGCTCTTCGTCGAGAAGATCGCCGGCGCCGCCGCCGAGGAGGGCGCGCCGCTGGAGCGGGTTGAGGCACTCGCGCGGCAGGTGAACGCGTCCTCCCGGAGCTTCGGGGTCGCGCTCAGCGCCGTCACCACACCCGCGAAGGGTACGCCGACCTTCGATCTGCCGCCGGGCGAACTGGAGTTGGGAATCGGCATCCACGGCGAGCCGGGGCGCGAGCGGCGGCCGATGATGACATCGGGCGAGATCGCGGACTTCGCCGTCGACGCGGTACTGGATGACCTGCGGCCGACGCGGCCCGTACTCGTACTGGTCAACGGCATGGGCGCCACTCCGCTGCTGGAGCTGTACGGATTCAACGCGGAAGTGCAGCGCGTCCTGACCGAGCGGGGCGTCGCAGTGGCCCGTACGCTCGTCGGGAACTACGTCACCTCGCTGGACATGGCGGGCTGCTCGGTGACGCTCTGCCAGGTGGACGAGGAGCTGTTGCGGCTGTGGGACGCGCCGGTCGAGACTCCCGCGCTCCGCTGGGGACGCTGA
- a CDS encoding toxin glutamine deamidase domain-containing protein encodes MMLPDELEWVLKMLGYNWPTANEDLLRDSAQLWRTFGDDVQKLRVRADTSARTVVAHNAGESIEKFATHYKKFSNGSDGYLSNAAEAAYIIANTFEAAAYLVEFAKYAVIVQLIALAIQIAAAAAASVVTFGLSAAAGMVATQITRLAVRRILDALKDALMQAIIEAMKEPAVSAVQAMVTDLVRQSVNVGFGAQEGFDLSKTVSAGAKGGWEAIKQTPQTFAEGLRDGLGKKAGSSVRDGIDSGYNNSMDAFNNRNNPTTGSGDGGSSGSSGSEGTGSDSSSSNGSNSSSSANSSGSSNSSGSTNSSGSSSSSASTSSSGSSNSSNPTGTSDTSNPSSSSSSSDSSDSDSSMTSRANANTGNTNIGGGISADGDGPATYNAPDLGNLPSTDTGSATPDSSPSSSDTGHSPSASDPPSPPTLSDFDDPTPSSSSPAPSPAPTADTSSSTPSAGDNRAGSSSPGGLTSPSPQSAPTPTGGSTPSSTSGGGSISTSIDSLAASIPTQSNAAPAPTTADSSTTAGPRPDGNSSMPTSPTSPSTADGGTGARTGTNTTPGSTPSSTSPTSPNPAQSTPRTPSSTPGIPNPTGTGTGPASTPSPTPSTPPRSTPAPSTDGRVPGPTPGPVTSPNGNTPGGANTRTPGAHQPTPGAGDNRTPNPNQPTPGTAPSRTPNPSTPSTPSTPSTPSTPGTPGANTNTNTGSTTPSTPGPGSTTPAQDPRQPAPPRSAQPPTVTPTAVPGNSTPGTPNQPGASPSPSPTPGNKPQQPGSHPHAPQNTQPGPANTPSTPSTPNTPNQQQATAIPIHTVTPAPAPAPAPAPNGHTAQPATPTPNTTPPTQQPGQNDNTRPTATPASATRDNTPPGGVTDPTRAEQDALENSVPRDENGDPTRPPDPADGPWVQNINGSGPDTPGRNNNCVDTALSTVDTYAGNPTAAGARTPDPDTNGNPSDRGERGGRDRIENTLGARFSDLGNGRDAFNRLENTLRNSGHGSQAVIITQDTNGRAHAWNAVNHNGKITYIDAQTGRTSPNPLHSGNNGVFAIPLDANRQPITPGTGDRSRPDSDRSDRRAPGTDGNADRRAPEAPAGTDPGSDPNGSDTSDAKDATPKNGGQQPYTGPHDRGVSDTAQQGRDVTRDGPGSDTSRTLDSEGTHSREYGLEPDARQRELRSNQDVHRVELDRVHDNLDRWAGSGHLASVLQATAGASSHPDDPNRPRSFTRSQLTERLPGFGQLSRGEQQAVVASLARLSLSSHRQHGVGSNPEHIKEPYRQPGEPDPGPKTPDRNAKKATGSLGAKLHQKFGNNFVKQLIKDRAKEGDELSQKQAATARRHGPDFSDKNFAVLELQGPPPGDDVIYVVDSSVPANEAGVTPRHSEKHLLEWLKRADPDGTKYTPLGLYTEREPCGEGQGHAKCSDTLQDQQLGKIPINYSATYRTDPQGPIDRDAVTDQRDDQLESWSDRPVQEVRDELERRLREKYVPHSKKLPEKLNAVNNMSESQAREALATAITNEYKKIRDETRTHKEQAMVAEMTRHVDVLRRTWDKVLPQLI; translated from the coding sequence ATGATGTTGCCGGATGAGCTCGAGTGGGTTCTGAAGATGCTCGGCTACAACTGGCCGACGGCGAACGAGGACCTGCTCAGAGATTCCGCCCAGTTGTGGCGGACGTTCGGTGACGACGTCCAGAAGCTGCGCGTACGGGCGGACACCAGTGCCCGGACGGTGGTCGCGCACAACGCGGGCGAGTCCATCGAGAAGTTCGCCACGCACTACAAGAAGTTCTCCAACGGCTCGGACGGCTACCTCTCCAACGCCGCCGAAGCCGCCTACATCATCGCGAACACCTTCGAAGCCGCCGCGTACTTGGTGGAGTTCGCGAAGTACGCGGTCATCGTCCAGCTCATCGCCCTGGCCATCCAGATCGCCGCCGCGGCCGCCGCCTCCGTCGTCACCTTCGGCCTGTCCGCCGCAGCCGGCATGGTCGCCACCCAGATCACCCGCCTCGCCGTACGACGCATCCTCGACGCGCTCAAAGACGCGCTGATGCAAGCCATCATCGAGGCGATGAAGGAACCGGCCGTCTCCGCCGTCCAGGCCATGGTCACCGACCTCGTCAGGCAGTCCGTGAACGTCGGCTTCGGCGCCCAGGAAGGCTTCGACCTCAGCAAAACCGTCTCCGCCGGTGCCAAGGGCGGCTGGGAAGCCATCAAGCAGACGCCGCAGACGTTCGCCGAGGGGTTGCGTGACGGCCTGGGCAAGAAGGCCGGCAGCAGCGTCCGCGACGGCATCGACAGTGGCTACAACAACAGCATGGACGCCTTCAACAACCGCAACAATCCCACAACGGGCAGCGGTGACGGCGGCAGCAGCGGCAGCTCGGGGAGTGAAGGCACCGGAAGCGACAGCTCCTCCTCCAACGGTTCGAACTCCTCAAGCTCCGCGAACTCATCGGGGTCGTCCAACTCCTCCGGCTCGACAAACTCATCGGGGTCGTCCAGCTCGTCGGCATCAACGAGTTCGTCGGGCTCCTCCAACTCCTCGAACCCGACCGGCACCTCGGACACCTCCAACCCCTCCAGCTCCTCCAGCTCCTCCGACTCGTCCGACTCGGACTCGTCGATGACTTCGCGTGCGAACGCCAACACAGGCAACACGAACATCGGCGGTGGCATATCCGCCGACGGCGACGGACCGGCGACCTACAACGCCCCCGACCTCGGAAACCTCCCCAGCACCGACACGGGGAGCGCCACCCCGGACTCGTCGCCCAGCAGCTCGGACACCGGGCACAGTCCTTCCGCCTCGGACCCGCCCTCCCCGCCGACGCTGTCGGACTTCGACGACCCGACACCGAGCAGTTCATCCCCGGCGCCGTCCCCGGCCCCGACTGCCGACACCAGCAGCAGTACGCCCAGTGCGGGCGACAACCGGGCAGGCTCGTCCTCGCCCGGCGGTCTCACCTCACCCAGCCCGCAATCGGCGCCCACGCCGACGGGCGGCAGCACACCCTCGTCCACCAGTGGCGGCGGCTCGATCAGTACGTCGATCGACAGCCTCGCCGCCAGCATCCCCACCCAGTCCAACGCCGCCCCCGCGCCCACCACAGCCGATTCCTCGACCACGGCCGGCCCCCGCCCGGACGGCAACTCCTCGATGCCGACCTCACCCACCTCCCCCTCCACAGCGGACGGCGGAACGGGCGCACGCACCGGCACCAACACCACCCCAGGCAGCACCCCGTCCAGTACGAGCCCCACCAGCCCCAACCCCGCGCAGAGCACACCCAGGACCCCGTCCAGCACCCCAGGCATCCCCAACCCCACTGGCACCGGCACCGGCCCCGCCTCCACCCCGAGCCCTACACCTTCCACGCCCCCACGCAGTACTCCGGCACCATCGACGGACGGCCGCGTCCCCGGGCCGACGCCCGGACCCGTAACCAGCCCCAACGGCAACACACCTGGCGGGGCCAACACCCGTACTCCGGGAGCGCACCAGCCCACGCCCGGCGCGGGTGACAACCGCACCCCGAACCCGAACCAGCCCACACCCGGGACCGCACCGAGCCGCACGCCGAACCCCAGCACGCCCAGCACGCCCAGCACGCCCAGCACGCCCAGCACGCCCGGCACGCCCGGCGCGAACACGAACACGAACACGGGCTCGACCACGCCCAGCACACCCGGCCCCGGATCAACCACACCGGCCCAGGACCCGAGGCAGCCCGCGCCGCCCAGGAGCGCCCAGCCGCCCACAGTGACTCCAACGGCGGTACCGGGCAACAGCACTCCGGGCACCCCGAATCAGCCCGGAGCCAGCCCCAGCCCCAGCCCCACCCCGGGCAACAAGCCCCAACAGCCGGGCTCACACCCCCACGCACCCCAAAACACGCAACCGGGCCCGGCGAACACACCCAGCACACCCAGCACACCCAACACGCCGAACCAGCAGCAAGCGACGGCGATCCCCATCCACACCGTGACCCCGGCCCCGGCCCCGGCCCCGGCCCCGGCCCCCAACGGTCACACCGCCCAGCCCGCCACGCCGACCCCCAACACCACCCCGCCCACCCAGCAGCCGGGCCAGAACGACAACACCAGGCCCACCGCGACGCCGGCCTCGGCAACCCGCGACAACACACCCCCCGGCGGCGTCACCGACCCCACCCGCGCGGAACAGGACGCCCTGGAAAACTCCGTCCCCCGAGACGAGAACGGCGACCCCACCCGCCCACCGGACCCCGCAGACGGCCCCTGGGTCCAGAACATCAACGGCAGCGGACCCGACACACCGGGCCGCAACAACAACTGCGTCGACACCGCCCTGTCCACCGTCGACACCTACGCCGGCAACCCCACAGCCGCAGGCGCACGTACCCCGGACCCGGACACCAACGGCAACCCCTCCGACCGCGGCGAAAGAGGCGGCCGCGACCGCATCGAGAACACCCTCGGCGCCCGGTTCAGCGACCTGGGCAACGGCCGCGACGCCTTCAACCGCCTGGAGAACACCCTCCGCAACAGCGGCCACGGCTCACAGGCCGTCATCATCACCCAGGACACCAACGGCCGCGCCCACGCCTGGAATGCCGTCAACCACAACGGCAAGATCACCTATATCGACGCCCAAACCGGCCGCACCAGCCCCAACCCCCTGCACAGCGGCAACAACGGCGTCTTCGCCATCCCCCTGGACGCAAACCGGCAGCCGATCACACCGGGCACCGGCGATCGCTCCCGGCCGGACTCGGATCGCTCCGACCGCCGCGCTCCTGGGACGGACGGCAACGCTGACCGTCGAGCACCCGAGGCCCCCGCGGGCACTGATCCGGGCTCTGATCCCAACGGCTCGGACACCTCGGACGCGAAGGACGCCACACCCAAGAACGGGGGCCAGCAGCCCTACACCGGCCCCCACGACCGGGGTGTCAGCGACACCGCACAACAAGGCCGCGACGTCACCCGTGACGGCCCGGGGAGTGATACTTCGCGCACGCTGGACAGCGAAGGGACGCATTCGCGGGAATACGGTCTCGAGCCCGACGCCCGCCAGCGAGAGCTGCGGAGCAACCAGGACGTCCATCGCGTCGAACTGGACCGGGTGCACGACAACCTGGACCGGTGGGCCGGGTCCGGTCATCTGGCCAGCGTCCTCCAAGCGACGGCTGGTGCCTCGTCGCATCCCGACGACCCCAACCGACCCCGCAGTTTCACCAGGTCGCAGCTCACTGAACGCCTTCCTGGGTTCGGTCAGCTCTCCCGTGGGGAACAGCAGGCCGTCGTGGCGTCGCTCGCCCGGCTCAGCCTTTCCTCCCACCGGCAGCATGGTGTGGGCAGCAACCCGGAACACATCAAGGAACCATACCGGCAGCCGGGCGAGCCCGATCCGGGCCCGAAGACTCCGGACAGAAACGCGAAGAAGGCCACTGGGTCCCTTGGAGCGAAACTCCACCAGAAGTTCGGGAACAACTTCGTCAAGCAACTCATCAAGGACCGCGCCAAGGAAGGAGACGAACTGAGCCAGAAGCAGGCGGCAACAGCGCGGAGGCACGGTCCGGACTTCTCGGACAAGAATTTCGCGGTGCTTGAATTGCAGGGCCCTCCTCCGGGCGACGACGTGATATACGTCGTGGACTCCTCCGTGCCTGCGAACGAAGCGGGGGTCACTCCCCGCCATTCAGAGAAACACCTTCTTGAATGGCTCAAACGGGCAGACCCTGACGGGACGAAGTACACACCGCTGGGGCTCTACACGGAGCGCGAGCCCTGTGGTGAGGGCCAAGGGCATGCGAAGTGCTCCGATACGTTGCAGGACCAGCAACTCGGAAAAATACCGATCAACTACAGCGCCACGTATCGGACCGATCCGCAAGGTCCGATCGATCGCGATGCCGTGACTGATCAACGGGACGATCAACTCGAATCCTGGTCCGACCGACCCGTCCAGGAAGTGAGGGATGAACTCGAGCGACGCCTTCGTGAGAAGTACGTCCCGCACTCCAAGAAGCTTCCTGAGAAGTTGAATGCCGTAAACAACATGAGCGAGAGTCAGGCAAGAGAAGCGCTTGCGACCGCAATCACCAACGAGTACAAGAAGATCCGGGACGAGACGAGAACTCACAAGGAGCAGGCCATGGTGGCGGAGATGACCCGACACGTCGACGTTCTGCGACGCACCTGGGACAAAGTCCTGCCCCAGTTGATTTGA
- a CDS encoding LutC/YkgG family protein, which produces MNGSVSGGASSSRERVLARVRRALADVPRDERPRDVGVERGYLRVHGDRTAEQTVDLLAENLADYRALVHRVDAAGLPRLLKRLLAAHGSRSVLVPPGLPSEWLAAADPAVVPDREADTAYELDTVDSVVTGCAVAIAETGTIVLDGGPDQGRRRITLVPDHHICVVRVPDQVVRSVPQALERLDPGRPQTWISGPSATSDIELNRVEGVHGPRTLEVILVGGGSERQAPSVR; this is translated from the coding sequence ATGAACGGGAGCGTCAGCGGCGGTGCCAGCAGCAGCAGGGAAAGGGTGTTGGCGCGGGTGCGCCGGGCACTGGCGGACGTGCCGCGCGACGAGCGGCCGCGGGATGTCGGGGTGGAGCGCGGCTATCTGCGCGTGCACGGCGACCGGACGGCCGAGCAGACGGTCGACCTGCTCGCGGAGAACCTGGCGGACTACCGGGCGCTCGTGCACCGGGTGGACGCGGCAGGGCTGCCCCGGCTGCTGAAGCGGCTCCTGGCCGCACACGGCTCGCGTTCGGTGCTCGTACCGCCGGGGCTCCCGTCCGAATGGCTGGCCGCCGCAGACCCGGCCGTGGTGCCCGACCGGGAGGCGGACACGGCGTACGAACTCGACACCGTCGACAGTGTGGTGACGGGCTGCGCGGTCGCGATCGCCGAGACCGGCACGATCGTCCTGGACGGCGGCCCCGACCAGGGCAGGCGCCGGATCACTCTGGTGCCCGACCACCACATCTGCGTCGTACGGGTGCCGGACCAGGTGGTCAGGTCCGTACCGCAAGCGCTCGAACGGCTGGACCCCGGGCGGCCGCAGACCTGGATCTCGGGTCCCTCGGCCACCAGCGACATCGAGCTGAACCGGGTCGAGGGCGTCCATGGCCCGCGCACGCTCGAAGTGATCCTGGTCGGCGGCGGGTCCGAGAGGCAGGCCCCTTCGGTGCGCTGA
- a CDS encoding lactate utilization protein B: MSGTSDTYLGMPAFPAAARDAVRNETLRENLRHATHTIRDKRAKAVAELDDWALLRAAGRDVKERTLRHLDHYLLQLEESVTAAGGTVHWAADAGEANRIVTALVKQTGQSEVVKVKSMATQEIGLNEALEAEGIRAYETDLAELIVQLGDDRPSHILVPAIHRNRGEIRDIFAQRMGSWGRPALAGLSDDPAELAEAARVHLREKFLRAKVGISGANFMVAETGTLVVVESEGNGRMCLTLPETLISVVGIEKVVPTWQDLEVFLQTLPRSSTAERMNPYTSMWTGTTDSDGPRTFHLVLLDNGRTDTLADEVGRQALRCIRCSACLNVCPVYERAGGHAYGSVYPGPIGAILSPQLRGTGSDVDASLPYASSLCGACYDVCPVAIDIPEVLVHLRERVVEGGEVTRNGERVTIKPAKGHTAERAAMRAARWVLDHPGALRAGQRLASRTRRLHPKRLPGPGRAWTDTRALPEVPAESFRDWWQRTRGGAR, from the coding sequence ATGAGCGGTACGAGCGATACATATCTCGGGATGCCGGCGTTCCCGGCAGCGGCGCGGGACGCCGTGCGGAACGAGACGCTGCGCGAGAACCTGCGCCATGCCACGCACACCATCCGCGACAAGCGCGCGAAGGCCGTGGCGGAGCTGGACGACTGGGCGTTGTTGCGTGCCGCCGGCAGGGACGTGAAGGAGCGGACCCTGCGCCATCTCGACCACTACCTGCTTCAGTTGGAGGAGTCGGTCACGGCGGCGGGCGGCACCGTGCACTGGGCAGCGGACGCCGGGGAAGCGAACCGGATCGTGACCGCGCTGGTGAAGCAGACCGGCCAGAGCGAAGTGGTCAAGGTCAAGTCGATGGCCACGCAGGAGATCGGGCTCAACGAGGCACTGGAGGCCGAAGGCATCCGCGCCTACGAGACCGACCTCGCGGAGCTCATCGTGCAGCTCGGCGACGACCGGCCGTCACACATCCTGGTGCCCGCCATCCACCGCAACCGGGGCGAGATCCGCGACATCTTCGCTCAGAGGATGGGGAGTTGGGGCAGGCCCGCCCTGGCCGGGCTGAGCGACGACCCGGCCGAACTTGCCGAGGCGGCCCGCGTCCATCTGCGGGAGAAGTTCCTGCGCGCCAAGGTGGGGATTTCCGGCGCGAACTTCATGGTGGCGGAGACCGGCACCCTCGTCGTGGTCGAGTCCGAGGGCAACGGCCGGATGTGCCTGACCCTCCCCGAGACGCTGATCTCCGTCGTGGGCATCGAGAAGGTCGTTCCTACCTGGCAGGACCTCGAAGTGTTTCTTCAGACCCTGCCGCGCTCCTCGACGGCGGAGCGGATGAACCCGTACACGAGCATGTGGACGGGTACGACGGACAGCGACGGGCCGCGCACCTTCCACCTGGTCCTGCTGGACAACGGCCGTACGGACACGCTCGCGGACGAGGTGGGGCGCCAGGCCCTGCGCTGCATCCGCTGCTCGGCGTGCCTGAACGTGTGCCCGGTGTACGAGCGGGCGGGCGGCCACGCGTACGGCTCGGTCTATCCGGGCCCCATCGGCGCGATCCTCAGCCCGCAGCTGCGCGGCACCGGGAGCGATGTCGACGCCTCGCTGCCGTACGCGTCGTCGCTGTGCGGGGCCTGCTACGACGTGTGTCCTGTCGCCATCGACATCCCTGAGGTGCTGGTGCATCTGCGGGAGCGGGTGGTGGAGGGCGGCGAGGTGACCAGGAACGGGGAGCGGGTCACCATCAAGCCCGCGAAGGGGCACACGGCCGAGCGTGCGGCGATGCGCGCGGCACGCTGGGTGCTGGACCACCCGGGCGCACTGCGGGCCGGACAGCGGCTGGCGTCCCGTACCCGCCGCCTCCACCCGAAGCGGCTGCCGGGGCCGGGGCGGGCGTGGACCGACACGCGCGCGCTGCCGGAGGTCCCCGCGGAGTCGTTCAGGGACTGGTGGCAGCGCACGCGGGGAGGAGCCCGATGA
- a CDS encoding (Fe-S)-binding protein → MRVALFVTCVNDTLYPRTGQAVVRLLERLGVEVDFPQPQTCCGQPQFNTGYRHETEPLVRRFDRAFADHEYVVTPSGSCAAMVRDNYPRIGAKAAAEGRGEELAEAAGRAVPKTYELTEFLVDVLGVTDVGAWFPYAVTYHPTCHGLRVLGLGERPRRLLEQVKGLELRELPGAQECCGFGGTFAVKNAAVSAAMGADKVRAVESTGAGAVCTVDNSCLMHIGGTLAKKGSAVRPVHIGEILAATEEEPYV, encoded by the coding sequence GTGCGCGTAGCTCTCTTCGTCACGTGCGTGAACGACACGCTTTATCCGCGCACCGGACAAGCCGTGGTGCGGCTGCTGGAGCGGCTGGGTGTGGAGGTGGACTTCCCGCAGCCCCAGACCTGTTGCGGGCAGCCGCAGTTTAACACCGGCTACCGCCACGAGACGGAGCCGCTGGTACGCCGCTTCGACCGCGCCTTCGCCGACCACGAGTACGTCGTCACGCCGTCCGGTTCCTGCGCCGCGATGGTCAGGGACAACTACCCGCGCATCGGGGCGAAGGCAGCCGCCGAGGGGCGCGGCGAGGAGCTGGCCGAGGCCGCGGGGCGGGCCGTTCCGAAGACGTACGAGCTGACGGAGTTCCTGGTCGACGTCCTCGGCGTGACCGATGTCGGTGCCTGGTTCCCGTACGCCGTCACCTACCACCCCACCTGCCACGGACTGCGTGTTCTGGGCCTGGGAGAGCGGCCGCGCAGACTGCTGGAGCAGGTAAAGGGGCTGGAACTGCGCGAGCTGCCGGGAGCCCAGGAGTGCTGCGGTTTCGGCGGCACCTTCGCCGTGAAGAACGCCGCAGTGTCGGCGGCCATGGGCGCCGACAAGGTGCGCGCCGTCGAGTCGACGGGCGCAGGGGCGGTGTGCACGGTCGACAACTCCTGCCTCATGCACATCGGCGGCACGCTCGCCAAGAAGGGGTCCGCCGTACGGCCCGTGCACATCGGGGAGATTCTCGCCGCGACCGAGGAGGAGCCCTACGTATGA